The Pseudarthrobacter sp. NS4 genome includes a window with the following:
- a CDS encoding sodium:solute symporter translates to MDVSVINIAIVAVYLLAMLAFGWWGKSRTKNNSDFLVAGRRLGPFLYTGTMAAVVLGGASTVGGVGLGYKFGISGMWLVVAIGSGVLLLSLLFAGTIQKLKIYTVSQMLTLRYGSRATEASGIVMLAYTLMLCATSTGAYATIFVVLFGLDRALAIAIGGAIVLVYSTVGGMWSITLADQVQFVIKTVGIFFLMLPFTLNAAGGFDGIRSRVDESFFQIDGIGLQTIITYFVVYTLGLLIGQDIWQRVFTAKTPGVARWGGATAGIYCILYGVAGALIGMAASVALANIEIAAKDDVYAEVAQNLLPVGIGGLVLAAAVAAMMSTASGALIAAATVARADVLPFVASWFGKDVNTGDSDNPEHDVKANRIWVLTLGIIAIVIAVITKDVVAALTIAYDILVGGLLVAILGGLVWKRGTGPAAAASMAVGSVVTLGTMVVLEINAKAPLDGIYANEPIYYGLLASAVVYVAVSLLTPPTDAQVMRNWQRRVSGQAAEETPVEAVAAP, encoded by the coding sequence ATGGACGTAAGTGTCATCAACATCGCCATTGTGGCGGTGTACCTTCTCGCAATGCTGGCCTTCGGCTGGTGGGGCAAGTCCCGTACCAAGAACAACAGTGATTTCCTCGTTGCCGGCCGGCGGCTCGGGCCCTTCCTCTACACCGGCACCATGGCAGCCGTCGTCCTGGGCGGTGCCTCCACGGTGGGCGGTGTGGGGCTTGGCTACAAGTTCGGCATCTCCGGAATGTGGCTGGTGGTGGCCATCGGCTCGGGCGTGCTGCTCCTGAGCCTGCTCTTCGCCGGAACCATCCAGAAGCTGAAAATCTACACGGTGTCCCAGATGCTGACCCTGCGCTACGGCAGCAGGGCAACCGAAGCCTCCGGCATCGTTATGCTCGCCTACACACTGATGCTCTGCGCCACGTCCACCGGCGCCTACGCCACCATCTTCGTGGTGCTGTTCGGCCTGGACCGCGCACTTGCCATCGCCATCGGCGGCGCCATTGTGCTGGTGTACTCCACGGTGGGAGGCATGTGGTCCATCACCCTGGCGGACCAGGTGCAGTTTGTCATCAAGACCGTCGGCATCTTCTTCCTGATGCTTCCCTTCACACTCAACGCCGCCGGCGGCTTTGACGGCATCCGCAGCCGGGTGGATGAAAGCTTCTTCCAGATCGACGGCATCGGCCTCCAGACGATCATCACCTATTTTGTGGTCTACACCCTTGGCCTGCTGATCGGCCAGGACATCTGGCAGCGCGTGTTCACGGCCAAGACGCCCGGAGTCGCCCGCTGGGGCGGAGCCACTGCCGGTATCTACTGCATCCTCTATGGTGTCGCCGGCGCCCTGATCGGCATGGCCGCCAGCGTCGCCCTCGCCAACATCGAGATCGCCGCGAAGGATGACGTCTACGCCGAAGTGGCCCAGAACCTGCTGCCTGTTGGCATCGGCGGGCTGGTCCTGGCTGCCGCCGTCGCCGCCATGATGTCCACCGCCTCCGGCGCCCTGATCGCCGCCGCCACCGTTGCCCGCGCCGACGTCCTGCCGTTCGTGGCCAGCTGGTTCGGCAAGGACGTCAACACCGGAGACTCGGACAACCCGGAGCACGACGTCAAGGCGAACCGCATCTGGGTGCTCACGCTGGGCATCATCGCCATCGTCATCGCCGTCATCACCAAGGACGTCGTCGCCGCCCTGACCATCGCCTACGACATCCTGGTGGGCGGCCTCCTGGTCGCAATCCTGGGCGGCCTGGTGTGGAAGCGCGGCACCGGTCCCGCTGCCGCAGCCTCCATGGCAGTGGGGTCAGTGGTCACACTGGGCACCATGGTCGTCCTGGAGATCAACGCCAAAGCACCGCTGGACGGCATCTACGCCAACGAGCCCATCTACTACGGCCTTCTCGCCTCGGCCGTGGTCTACGTCGCGGTTTCCCTCCTCACCCCGCCCACCGATGCCCAGGTGATGCGGAACTGGCAGCGCCGTGTCTCCGGCCAGGCCGCTGAGGAAACGCCGGTGGAAGCAGTCGCCGCTCCCTGA
- a CDS encoding helix-turn-helix domain-containing protein: MKALPVEPSNVPVAIGSRIRAARQSQRLTIEQVADATGLTKGFLSRVERDLTSPSVASLVTLCQVLSISIGDLFAAPETHLTKRNEGPRISLGGQGIVERLLTARSERRIQIIQACIEPHGRGESELYAVDCDVDVLHVIKGSIRLILTNEQYDLNTGDTVTFPGREPHTWVNPTDKPVEVLWVLVPAASR; this comes from the coding sequence ATGAAGGCACTGCCAGTTGAACCGAGCAACGTTCCGGTTGCCATTGGATCCCGGATCCGGGCCGCGCGGCAGTCCCAGCGGCTCACCATCGAGCAGGTGGCTGATGCGACGGGGCTCACCAAGGGCTTCCTCAGCCGTGTTGAGCGTGACCTGACATCCCCGTCCGTGGCCTCGCTGGTGACGCTGTGCCAGGTCCTCTCCATTTCCATCGGCGACTTGTTTGCCGCGCCCGAAACGCATCTCACCAAGCGCAATGAAGGGCCGCGGATATCCCTTGGTGGCCAGGGGATTGTGGAGCGCCTGCTGACAGCCCGTTCGGAACGGCGCATCCAGATCATCCAGGCCTGCATTGAGCCGCATGGGCGCGGTGAGTCCGAGCTCTACGCTGTTGACTGCGACGTGGATGTCCTGCACGTGATCAAGGGCAGCATCCGGCTGATCCTTACCAATGAGCAGTACGACCTCAATACGGGGGACACCGTAACCTTCCCCGGCCGCGAGCCGCATACCTGGGTCAACCCGACGGACAAGCCTGTCGAGGTGCTCTGGGTGCTGGTCCCCGCGGCAAGCCGTTAG
- a CDS encoding endonuclease domain-containing protein, producing MEVDAQHLFRSNGIEFEAQVLLPGIGRVDFLLAGFLIVEIDGFAFHSKRVDMLPASRNSGGNPRKRQTGMARNRAGMHPTAAEGSG from the coding sequence GTGGAAGTGGACGCCCAACACCTGTTCCGCAGCAACGGCATCGAATTCGAGGCCCAAGTGCTCCTGCCGGGCATTGGGCGGGTGGACTTCCTGCTTGCCGGCTTCCTGATCGTAGAAATTGATGGCTTTGCTTTCCACTCGAAGCGTGTGGACATGCTGCCCGCAAGCCGGAATTCGGGCGGAAACCCGCGGAAGAGGCAGACCGGGATGGCCAGAAACCGGGCAGGAATGCACCCAACGGCGGCGGAAGGAAGCGGCTAA
- the speB gene encoding agmatinase, whose product MEELRIEANGNLGPIDSSRIPRYAGAATYARLPRLDQVAKADVTVVGVPFDSGVSYRPGARFGSNHIREASRLLRPYNPAWDVSPFESVQVADAGDMAVNPFNINEAIETVQQNALDLTAGGSKLVTLGGDHTIALPLLRAAAERAGEPIAMLHFDAHLDTWDTYFGAEYTHGTPFRRAVEEGILDTEAISHIGTRGPLYGKKDLDDDHRFGFGIVTSADVYYQGVLETVAKVRDRIGNRPLYISVDIDVLDPAHAPGTGTPEAGGITSRELLEIIRGFRGMNLVGADVVEVAPAYDHAEITGVAASHVAYELVTLMADNAVPGDRLGAATGYAAQALGQEARQPAGFAAAGKK is encoded by the coding sequence TTGGAAGAGCTGCGCATCGAAGCCAACGGCAACCTTGGCCCCATCGATTCATCCCGAATTCCCCGTTATGCAGGTGCTGCCACCTACGCCCGCCTCCCGCGGCTGGACCAGGTGGCCAAGGCCGACGTTACGGTGGTTGGCGTTCCCTTCGACTCCGGCGTCTCGTACCGCCCTGGCGCGCGGTTCGGCTCCAACCACATCCGGGAAGCCAGCCGCCTGCTGCGCCCCTACAACCCGGCCTGGGACGTCAGCCCGTTTGAAAGCGTCCAGGTGGCCGACGCCGGCGACATGGCGGTCAACCCTTTCAACATCAATGAGGCCATAGAAACCGTCCAGCAAAACGCCCTCGACCTCACAGCCGGCGGCAGCAAGCTGGTAACCCTCGGCGGCGACCACACCATCGCGCTGCCCCTGCTCCGTGCCGCCGCCGAGCGCGCGGGTGAGCCCATCGCCATGCTCCACTTCGACGCACACCTGGACACCTGGGACACCTACTTCGGTGCCGAATACACCCACGGCACCCCGTTCCGCCGGGCCGTCGAGGAAGGCATCCTGGACACCGAGGCAATCAGCCACATCGGCACCCGTGGTCCGCTCTACGGCAAGAAGGATCTCGACGACGACCACCGCTTCGGGTTCGGCATCGTCACCTCAGCCGATGTCTACTACCAGGGCGTCCTGGAGACCGTAGCCAAGGTCCGCGACCGGATCGGCAACCGCCCGCTGTACATCTCCGTGGACATTGACGTTCTGGATCCCGCACATGCTCCCGGTACCGGTACCCCTGAAGCGGGCGGCATCACCAGCCGCGAACTCCTGGAGATCATCCGCGGCTTCCGCGGGATGAACCTGGTGGGTGCCGACGTAGTTGAGGTTGCCCCGGCCTATGACCACGCGGAGATCACGGGTGTCGCTGCCAGCCACGTTGCTTATGAACTGGTGACCCTGATGGCCGACAATGCTGTCCCGGGCGACCGCTTGGGCGCGGCCACCGGCTATGCGGCGCAAGCCCTCGGCCAGGAGGCACGGCAGCCCGCAGGCTTCGCAGCGGCCGGCAAGAAGTAG
- a CDS encoding thiamine pyrophosphate-binding protein codes for MIDFDHGTAAAPNGNNSGTGARNGGDLVVETLEALGAKTVFGIPGQHALGLFDAMGRGNLQFVSSRVENNSAFAADGYSRATGEVGVLFLSTGPGALTSLAGLQEAYATGVPMVVVASQIPLEGLGARRKGMLHQLDDQKASAANVTKSQRLIQHASGIPSAIQDAWTEAISSPQGPVWIEIPQNVLLDPIMVPPVEDALAKAADNPPRVELVREAVKWLEAAERPAIIAGGGTRRGRAEKSLLSIAEKLRAPVICTPGGNGAFPWNHELSLQSWIEDRHMTDLLEDADVLVVIGSSLGEVTSNYFTFEPRGRIIQIDAEPRVLESNRPGLGIRADAGQALAALDEVLSSERATNASWHGSPPEDLVKDSLAKVRARLESQDLGKELKFMADIREAVPADMQTFWDMTISAYWGWSCWDAREGQFHSAQGAGGLGFGFPAAIGGAVGLETVGKPGRVLAVSGDGSSMYSISELATARQHNVPVTWLIVDDGGYGILREYMVGAFGKATATELARPDFVKLAEAFGVPATRVAPEEVGEALRAGFAADGPNVVVVETLLKMFAPTHLDG; via the coding sequence ATGATCGATTTCGATCACGGAACAGCAGCCGCCCCCAATGGGAACAACTCAGGGACGGGGGCCCGCAATGGCGGGGACCTCGTCGTCGAGACGCTGGAGGCGCTGGGCGCGAAGACCGTCTTTGGCATCCCGGGCCAGCACGCGCTGGGCCTCTTTGACGCAATGGGCCGGGGCAACCTGCAGTTCGTTTCCTCGAGGGTGGAGAACAATAGCGCCTTCGCGGCGGACGGGTACTCCCGTGCCACCGGCGAAGTGGGGGTCCTCTTCCTCTCGACCGGGCCGGGCGCGTTGACTTCGCTCGCGGGCTTGCAGGAGGCGTATGCCACGGGCGTGCCGATGGTTGTAGTGGCCAGCCAGATCCCGCTGGAGGGCCTGGGCGCCCGCCGCAAGGGCATGCTGCACCAGCTTGATGACCAGAAGGCATCGGCCGCGAATGTCACCAAGAGCCAGCGGCTGATCCAGCATGCCTCGGGTATCCCGTCAGCCATCCAGGATGCCTGGACCGAGGCGATCTCCTCACCCCAGGGTCCGGTGTGGATTGAGATTCCGCAAAACGTGCTGCTGGATCCGATCATGGTTCCACCGGTGGAGGACGCCCTGGCCAAGGCCGCGGACAACCCGCCCCGGGTGGAGCTGGTCCGGGAGGCCGTGAAGTGGCTGGAAGCTGCCGAACGCCCGGCGATCATCGCAGGCGGCGGAACCCGCAGGGGGCGGGCGGAGAAGTCGTTGCTGTCCATTGCGGAGAAGCTGCGTGCGCCGGTGATCTGCACCCCCGGGGGCAACGGAGCGTTCCCCTGGAACCATGAGCTGTCGCTGCAGTCCTGGATCGAGGACCGGCATATGACCGACCTGCTCGAGGACGCCGACGTCCTGGTGGTCATCGGTTCGTCCCTGGGCGAGGTGACATCCAACTACTTCACGTTTGAGCCCCGGGGCAGGATTATCCAGATCGACGCGGAGCCGCGGGTGCTGGAGTCCAACCGCCCCGGCCTGGGAATCCGGGCCGACGCCGGTCAGGCCCTGGCTGCCCTGGACGAGGTCCTTTCCTCGGAGCGGGCCACCAATGCCAGCTGGCACGGCAGCCCGCCGGAGGACCTGGTCAAGGATTCGCTGGCGAAGGTCAGGGCACGGCTTGAGTCCCAGGACCTGGGCAAGGAGCTGAAGTTCATGGCCGACATCCGTGAAGCGGTGCCGGCGGACATGCAGACGTTCTGGGACATGACCATCTCCGCATACTGGGGCTGGTCCTGCTGGGATGCCCGCGAAGGCCAGTTCCACTCGGCGCAGGGTGCCGGCGGGTTGGGCTTCGGCTTCCCGGCAGCCATTGGCGGCGCCGTGGGCCTGGAAACCGTCGGCAAGCCGGGCCGTGTGCTTGCGGTGTCCGGTGACGGGTCCTCGATGTACTCCATCTCAGAGCTGGCGACCGCCAGGCAGCACAACGTGCCGGTCACTTGGCTGATTGTGGATGACGGCGGCTATGGAATCCTGCGCGAATACATGGTGGGCGCCTTCGGCAAAGCCACCGCAACCGAACTCGCCCGCCCCGACTTCGTCAAGCTGGCAGAGGCCTTCGGCGTCCCAGCCACCCGGGTTGCACCCGAAGAGGTGGGGGAGGCGCTTAGGGCGGGCTTCGCCGCCGACGGGCCAAATGTCGTCGTCGTCGAAACCCTCCTGAAAATGTTCGCCCCCACCCACCTGGACGGCTGA
- a CDS encoding MarR family winged helix-turn-helix transcriptional regulator — MAVSPDTAADLVYQIFDLQRAMRCIATASVCGQDTGVALQGVLRFVGEGESRATSLAERLGVSAPVLSRHIADLEEQGFVVRRPDPDDGRAQLVALTAPGADKLRHIEEQRTAVLQDYLRDWSQEDAGSTAKTLHKLTESLKKSVRATAAGTTKTTVLGAS, encoded by the coding sequence ATGGCAGTATCCCCTGATACGGCAGCCGATCTCGTGTACCAGATCTTCGACCTCCAACGTGCGATGCGGTGCATCGCAACGGCCAGCGTGTGCGGCCAGGACACAGGGGTGGCGCTCCAGGGCGTCCTGCGGTTCGTGGGGGAGGGGGAGTCGCGCGCTACCAGCCTTGCGGAGCGCCTTGGAGTCAGCGCGCCGGTCCTTAGCCGCCACATCGCGGACCTGGAGGAGCAGGGCTTCGTGGTCCGACGGCCGGATCCCGACGACGGCCGTGCCCAGTTGGTGGCCCTCACGGCGCCGGGCGCGGACAAGCTGCGGCACATCGAGGAGCAGCGGACAGCCGTGCTGCAGGACTACCTCCGCGACTGGAGCCAGGAAGACGCCGGTTCCACGGCGAAAACCCTGCACAAGCTCACGGAGTCACTTAAGAAATCAGTCCGGGCAACGGCGGCCGGCACCACAAAAACCACCGTTCTAGGAGCATCTTGA